GAGGATTGCTTTACCATTTTCCGAATAAAGATGCGCTGATTCTGGGCATGGTTGAACAACTATCGACCAGCTTTGTCACCGAATTTAATGAGCGGGCAGAAAATGACATGCATTCCAAAGGAAGATGGACTCGTGCTTATATGAATACATCATTGTCTGGAAACCATGGCGAAAATGACCTGTATACCGCTCTCTCTGCAGCTCATTTTACTAACCCTCAAATGCTAGAACTACTTCAGGATGAGTATGCGAACATCCAAAATAAAATCGAAAACGATGAATTAGATCCGGTTCGTTCTACGATGGTTCGATTGGTTATAGACGGTTTGTGGTTTGCGGAAATGTTTGGGCTTGCTCCTCCCAATGAAGAATTGAGGCAAAAAATGATGGAAGAATTGAAAACATATATAAAGGAGAATGAATAATGGCTTATCTTTTCTTGGCGATTTCTATTGTTGGTGAACTGATTGGAACTTCAATGCTTAAGGCTTCAGAAGGATTTACC
This DNA window, taken from Paenibacillus kribbensis, encodes the following:
- a CDS encoding TetR/AcrR family transcriptional regulator, which produces MNTNKKELKRELILKAASLIVHEEGVEKLTLEAVAKKAGISKGGLLYHFPNKDALILGMVEQLSTSFVTEFNERAENDMHSKGRWTRAYMNTSLSGNHGENDLYTALSAAHFTNPQMLELLQDEYANIQNKIENDELDPVRSTMVRLVIDGLWFAEMFGLAPPNEELRQKMMEELKTYIKENE